From one Acipenser ruthenus chromosome 21, fAciRut3.2 maternal haplotype, whole genome shotgun sequence genomic stretch:
- the LOC117427982 gene encoding ankyrin repeat and death domain-containing protein 1A-like isoform X2 — translation MEDDLVSEDDILLRSEKDFHNAAKRNDTERMLELMRRGVDIKAKNNIDRTALHWAAGAGHEQALRMLLEHDAGVEDEDSFGMNALLLASWFGHSKILQILVNAGAKINCENKNGLNVLHCAAQRGHINVMEFIMEDLEDVHLDKVDKVGRTAFHLAAEHGQLEVVEFLIGSGCTHGLKDKVQNTALHLAAKNGHAEVLQKIVETGVDVDEKNIEGLTALHLAADGGHYECVKLLLDSCCDINVQTNRNMTALHYAAFHGFEKVIRLLIEGGISTDAVNYHATAVHIAVLNNFPAAVKILIDAECDLDIADNRQQTALHIAAEHGRQDIAEMILIAGVNLKLLDKQGKTSLDVAARGNHVNLVDMIIKADRFYKWEKDNLNSDSDSWVAKHLTFKQDHRLETQHIRSVMWRLATKYLKPNEWKKLAHYWKFTEPHIRAMEQQWTGTKSHKEHGHRMLLIWLHGVIMAGENPIKGLYEGLVGISRRDLAESIRRKANADSDSPKKCITM, via the exons ATGGAGGACGATTTAGTATCGGAAGATGACATTT TACTTCGCTCAGAAAAGGACTTCCACAATGCAGCCAAAAGGAATGACACTGAGAGGATGCTTGAGCTGATGAGGAGAGGGGTGGACATCAAGGCCAAAAACAAC ATAGACAGAACGGCCCTGCACTGGGCGGCAGGAGCAGGTCATGAGCAGGCCCTGCGGATGCTGCTGGAGCACGATGCTGGGGTGGAGGATGAAGACAGC TTTGGTATGAATGCCCTTCTCCTGGCTTCCTGGTTTGGTCATTCCAAGATCCTTCAAATCCTCGTGAACGCTGGAGCGAAGATCAACTGTGAAAACAAA AATGGGTTgaatgtactgcactgtgctgctcAGAGAGGTCACATAAATGTCATGGAGTTCATTATGGAGGACCTGGAGGATGTGCATCTCGATAAAGTTGACAAG GTGGGCAGAACCGCGTTCCACCTGGCTGCAGAGCACGGTCAGCTGGAAGTGGTGGAGTTTCTCATTGGCTCTGGCTGCACACATGGGCTGAAAGATAAG GTCCAGAACACAGCCCTGCACTTAGCAGCAAAGAACGGACATGCTGAGGTGCTGCAGAAAATTGTGGAAACTGGAGTGGATGTCGATGAAAAGAACATT gAAGGGTTGACAGCTCTGCATTTGGCCGCTGACGGGGGCCACTATGAGTGTGTTAAACTGCTGCTAGACTCGTGCTGCGACATTAATGTTCAAACAAAT AGAAATATGACTGCCCTACATTACGCTGCATTCCATGGTTTTGAGAAAGTCATCCGACTGCTCATTGAAGGAGGGATAAGCACAGATGCTGTTAACTAT CATGCCACTGCTGTTCACATCGCTGTGCTCAACAACTTCCCAGCGGCAGTGAAAATCCTCATTGATGCTGAATGTGACCTTGACATTGCTGACAAT AGGCAGCAGACAGCCCTTCACATAGCAGCAGAGCATGGGAGACAAGACATCGCTGAAATGATTCTTATAGCGGGTGTCAATTTAAAACTGCTTGACAAG CAGGGAAAGACCTCCCTGGATGTAGCTGCAAGAGGAAACCATGTGAACCTTGTGGATATGATTATCAAAGCAGACAGGTTTTATAAATGGGAAAAG GACAATCTTAATAGTGACTCAGATTCCTGGGTGGCAAAACATTTAACCTTCAAACAGGACCACAGACTGGAGACACAGCACATCCGCTCTGTAATGTGGAGACTAGCAACGAAATACCTCAAACCTAACGAGTGGAAGAAATTAGCACATTACTGGAAATTCACTGAGCCCCACATTAGGGCAATGGAGCAGCAATGGACTG GCACAAAGAGCCATAAGGAGCACGGCCACAGAATGCTGCTCATCTGGCTGCATGGCGTGATCATGGCAGGAGAAAATCCAATCAAAGGGCTGTATGAGGGCCTTGTTGGAATCAGCAGGAGAGACTTGGCAG AAAGCATCAGAAGGAAAGCAAATGCAGATTCGGATTCTCCAAAGAAGTGCATAACCATGTGA
- the LOC117427982 gene encoding ankyrin repeat and death domain-containing protein 1A-like isoform X3 has product MNALLLASWFGHSKILQILVNAGAKINCENKNGLNVLHCAAQRGHINVMEFIMEDLEDVHLDKVDKVGRTAFHLAAEHGQLEVVEFLIGSGCTHGLKDKVQNTALHLAAKNGHAEVLQKIVETGVDVDEKNIEGLTALHLAADGGHYECVKLLLDSCCDINVQTNRNMTALHYAAFHGFEKVIRLLIEGGISTDAVNYQHATAVHIAVLNNFPAAVKILIDAECDLDIADNRQQTALHIAAEHGRQDIAEMILIAGVNLKLLDKQGKTSLDVAARGNHVNLVDMIIKADRFYKWEKDNLNSDSDSWVAKHLTFKQDHRLETQHIRSVMWRLATKYLKPNEWKKLAHYWKFTEPHIRAMEQQWTGTKSHKEHGHRMLLIWLHGVIMAGENPIKGLYEGLVGISRRDLAESIRRKANADSDSPKKCITM; this is encoded by the exons ATGAATGCCCTTCTCCTGGCTTCCTGGTTTGGTCATTCCAAGATCCTTCAAATCCTCGTGAACGCTGGAGCGAAGATCAACTGTGAAAACAAA AATGGGTTgaatgtactgcactgtgctgctcAGAGAGGTCACATAAATGTCATGGAGTTCATTATGGAGGACCTGGAGGATGTGCATCTCGATAAAGTTGACAAG GTGGGCAGAACCGCGTTCCACCTGGCTGCAGAGCACGGTCAGCTGGAAGTGGTGGAGTTTCTCATTGGCTCTGGCTGCACACATGGGCTGAAAGATAAG GTCCAGAACACAGCCCTGCACTTAGCAGCAAAGAACGGACATGCTGAGGTGCTGCAGAAAATTGTGGAAACTGGAGTGGATGTCGATGAAAAGAACATT gAAGGGTTGACAGCTCTGCATTTGGCCGCTGACGGGGGCCACTATGAGTGTGTTAAACTGCTGCTAGACTCGTGCTGCGACATTAATGTTCAAACAAAT AGAAATATGACTGCCCTACATTACGCTGCATTCCATGGTTTTGAGAAAGTCATCCGACTGCTCATTGAAGGAGGGATAAGCACAGATGCTGTTAACTAT CAGCATGCCACTGCTGTTCACATCGCTGTGCTCAACAACTTCCCAGCGGCAGTGAAAATCCTCATTGATGCTGAATGTGACCTTGACATTGCTGACAAT AGGCAGCAGACAGCCCTTCACATAGCAGCAGAGCATGGGAGACAAGACATCGCTGAAATGATTCTTATAGCGGGTGTCAATTTAAAACTGCTTGACAAG CAGGGAAAGACCTCCCTGGATGTAGCTGCAAGAGGAAACCATGTGAACCTTGTGGATATGATTATCAAAGCAGACAGGTTTTATAAATGGGAAAAG GACAATCTTAATAGTGACTCAGATTCCTGGGTGGCAAAACATTTAACCTTCAAACAGGACCACAGACTGGAGACACAGCACATCCGCTCTGTAATGTGGAGACTAGCAACGAAATACCTCAAACCTAACGAGTGGAAGAAATTAGCACATTACTGGAAATTCACTGAGCCCCACATTAGGGCAATGGAGCAGCAATGGACTG GCACAAAGAGCCATAAGGAGCACGGCCACAGAATGCTGCTCATCTGGCTGCATGGCGTGATCATGGCAGGAGAAAATCCAATCAAAGGGCTGTATGAGGGCCTTGTTGGAATCAGCAGGAGAGACTTGGCAG AAAGCATCAGAAGGAAAGCAAATGCAGATTCGGATTCTCCAAAGAAGTGCATAACCATGTGA
- the LOC117427982 gene encoding ankyrin repeat and death domain-containing protein 1A-like isoform X1: MEDDLVSEDDILLRSEKDFHNAAKRNDTERMLELMRRGVDIKAKNNIDRTALHWAAGAGHEQALRMLLEHDAGVEDEDSFGMNALLLASWFGHSKILQILVNAGAKINCENKNGLNVLHCAAQRGHINVMEFIMEDLEDVHLDKVDKVGRTAFHLAAEHGQLEVVEFLIGSGCTHGLKDKVQNTALHLAAKNGHAEVLQKIVETGVDVDEKNIEGLTALHLAADGGHYECVKLLLDSCCDINVQTNRNMTALHYAAFHGFEKVIRLLIEGGISTDAVNYQHATAVHIAVLNNFPAAVKILIDAECDLDIADNRQQTALHIAAEHGRQDIAEMILIAGVNLKLLDKQGKTSLDVAARGNHVNLVDMIIKADRFYKWEKDNLNSDSDSWVAKHLTFKQDHRLETQHIRSVMWRLATKYLKPNEWKKLAHYWKFTEPHIRAMEQQWTGTKSHKEHGHRMLLIWLHGVIMAGENPIKGLYEGLVGISRRDLAESIRRKANADSDSPKKCITM; the protein is encoded by the exons ATGGAGGACGATTTAGTATCGGAAGATGACATTT TACTTCGCTCAGAAAAGGACTTCCACAATGCAGCCAAAAGGAATGACACTGAGAGGATGCTTGAGCTGATGAGGAGAGGGGTGGACATCAAGGCCAAAAACAAC ATAGACAGAACGGCCCTGCACTGGGCGGCAGGAGCAGGTCATGAGCAGGCCCTGCGGATGCTGCTGGAGCACGATGCTGGGGTGGAGGATGAAGACAGC TTTGGTATGAATGCCCTTCTCCTGGCTTCCTGGTTTGGTCATTCCAAGATCCTTCAAATCCTCGTGAACGCTGGAGCGAAGATCAACTGTGAAAACAAA AATGGGTTgaatgtactgcactgtgctgctcAGAGAGGTCACATAAATGTCATGGAGTTCATTATGGAGGACCTGGAGGATGTGCATCTCGATAAAGTTGACAAG GTGGGCAGAACCGCGTTCCACCTGGCTGCAGAGCACGGTCAGCTGGAAGTGGTGGAGTTTCTCATTGGCTCTGGCTGCACACATGGGCTGAAAGATAAG GTCCAGAACACAGCCCTGCACTTAGCAGCAAAGAACGGACATGCTGAGGTGCTGCAGAAAATTGTGGAAACTGGAGTGGATGTCGATGAAAAGAACATT gAAGGGTTGACAGCTCTGCATTTGGCCGCTGACGGGGGCCACTATGAGTGTGTTAAACTGCTGCTAGACTCGTGCTGCGACATTAATGTTCAAACAAAT AGAAATATGACTGCCCTACATTACGCTGCATTCCATGGTTTTGAGAAAGTCATCCGACTGCTCATTGAAGGAGGGATAAGCACAGATGCTGTTAACTAT CAGCATGCCACTGCTGTTCACATCGCTGTGCTCAACAACTTCCCAGCGGCAGTGAAAATCCTCATTGATGCTGAATGTGACCTTGACATTGCTGACAAT AGGCAGCAGACAGCCCTTCACATAGCAGCAGAGCATGGGAGACAAGACATCGCTGAAATGATTCTTATAGCGGGTGTCAATTTAAAACTGCTTGACAAG CAGGGAAAGACCTCCCTGGATGTAGCTGCAAGAGGAAACCATGTGAACCTTGTGGATATGATTATCAAAGCAGACAGGTTTTATAAATGGGAAAAG GACAATCTTAATAGTGACTCAGATTCCTGGGTGGCAAAACATTTAACCTTCAAACAGGACCACAGACTGGAGACACAGCACATCCGCTCTGTAATGTGGAGACTAGCAACGAAATACCTCAAACCTAACGAGTGGAAGAAATTAGCACATTACTGGAAATTCACTGAGCCCCACATTAGGGCAATGGAGCAGCAATGGACTG GCACAAAGAGCCATAAGGAGCACGGCCACAGAATGCTGCTCATCTGGCTGCATGGCGTGATCATGGCAGGAGAAAATCCAATCAAAGGGCTGTATGAGGGCCTTGTTGGAATCAGCAGGAGAGACTTGGCAG AAAGCATCAGAAGGAAAGCAAATGCAGATTCGGATTCTCCAAAGAAGTGCATAACCATGTGA